A genome region from Nocardia sp. NBC_01730 includes the following:
- a CDS encoding acyl-CoA carboxylase subunit beta yields MSTTAEKLADLRKRLELAQEPAGEAGVAKRAKKGIPSARDRINMLLDPGTFVEIGALVRKPGDPAALYGDGVVTGHGLVEGRPVAVFSHDQTVYGGSVGEMFGRKVAGMLEYAAKVGCPVVGINDSGGARVQEAVTSLAWYAELGRRQEPLSGLVPQISMILGKCAGGAVYAPINTDVVVATEEAYMFVTGPKVIREVTGEDVSLEELGGARSQAEYGNIHHVAKDEVAAFEWVRDYLSYLPTSCQEPAPIVNPGLEPELTDSDLELNSMIPNSDNAAYDMHDILLRIFDDGAFHEVGETAGRNIITGFARVDGRSVGVVANQPLVYAGALDARASDKAAHFVRLCDAFEIPLVFVVDTPGFLPGVEQEKIGVIKRGGRFLFSFVEATVPKVTVVIRKSYGGGYAVMGSKQLGADVNLAWPTARIAVMGAESAVSLIGGKQLEAAPEEQRAAMRQQMIDFYNATMATPWVAAERGYIDAVIEPSTTRLELRRALHLLRDKSLARNPRKHHLLPL; encoded by the coding sequence GTGAGCACTACGGCCGAGAAACTCGCCGACCTGCGCAAGCGACTGGAGTTGGCGCAGGAGCCGGCGGGTGAGGCGGGGGTGGCCAAACGGGCGAAGAAGGGTATCCCGAGCGCCCGCGATCGGATCAACATGCTGCTCGATCCGGGCACCTTCGTGGAAATCGGTGCGCTCGTACGCAAGCCGGGCGATCCGGCCGCGCTCTACGGCGACGGCGTCGTCACCGGCCATGGCCTGGTCGAAGGCAGACCGGTGGCGGTGTTCTCGCACGACCAGACCGTCTACGGCGGTTCGGTCGGCGAGATGTTCGGCCGCAAAGTGGCCGGGATGCTGGAGTACGCGGCCAAGGTTGGCTGCCCGGTGGTCGGCATCAACGACTCCGGCGGCGCGCGCGTCCAGGAGGCGGTGACCTCGCTGGCGTGGTACGCCGAGCTGGGGCGGCGTCAGGAGCCGCTGTCGGGTCTGGTCCCGCAGATCTCGATGATCCTCGGCAAGTGCGCGGGCGGTGCCGTCTACGCCCCGATCAACACCGACGTGGTGGTGGCGACCGAAGAGGCGTACATGTTCGTCACCGGGCCGAAAGTGATCCGGGAGGTGACCGGCGAGGACGTGAGTCTGGAGGAGCTCGGCGGCGCGCGCAGCCAGGCCGAATACGGCAACATCCACCACGTCGCCAAGGACGAGGTCGCCGCGTTCGAGTGGGTGCGGGATTATCTGAGCTACCTGCCGACCAGCTGCCAGGAGCCTGCGCCGATCGTGAACCCTGGTCTGGAGCCAGAGCTCACGGACAGCGACCTCGAGCTGAACTCGATGATCCCGAATTCCGACAACGCCGCGTACGACATGCACGACATCCTGCTGCGTATCTTCGACGACGGCGCGTTCCACGAGGTCGGCGAGACCGCGGGCCGCAACATCATCACCGGGTTCGCCCGCGTCGACGGGCGCAGCGTCGGTGTAGTCGCGAACCAGCCGCTGGTCTATGCGGGCGCGCTGGACGCGCGGGCGTCGGACAAGGCGGCACATTTCGTGCGACTGTGCGACGCGTTCGAGATTCCGCTGGTGTTCGTCGTCGACACGCCCGGCTTCCTGCCCGGTGTCGAGCAGGAGAAGATCGGCGTCATCAAGCGCGGCGGGCGGTTCCTGTTCTCCTTCGTGGAGGCCACGGTGCCGAAGGTGACCGTCGTGATCCGCAAGTCCTACGGTGGCGGCTATGCCGTGATGGGCTCCAAACAACTGGGTGCTGACGTGAACCTGGCCTGGCCGACCGCGCGCATCGCGGTGATGGGTGCCGAGAGCGCGGTCAGCCTGATCGGTGGCAAGCAGCTGGAGGCCGCGCCGGAGGAGCAGCGGGCGGCCATGCGCCAGCAGATGATCGACTTCTATAACGCCACCATGGCGACGCCGTGGGTGGCCGCCGAGCGCGGGTACATCGACGCGGTCATCGAGCCGTCGACCACCCGGCTGGAGCTGCGCCGCGCGCTACACCTGTTGCGGGACAAGAGTCTTGCCCGCAACCCACGCAAGCACCATCTGCTCCCGTTGTAG
- the pks13 gene encoding polyketide synthase Pks13 (Pks13 is a key enzyme in mycolic acid biosynthesis.), translated as MADNEGTPTQTIETLPAEAPAPAAAGGSAESTKDGAQTDLSVAELREWLRRWVSEATGQPIGQITVDRPMEEFGLASRDAIALSGDIEELTGVMLTATVAYQHPTIASLAERIINGEPEAPEESSDDAFYTAGYTPGAAHDIAIVGMSTRLPGAGTTPESTWEFLIGRGDAIRELPEGRWAEFSSDPVAAKAIAEGNSLGGYLDQDVVKGFDAEFFAMSPIEVERVDPQQRLMMELTWEALEHARIPASDLKGEPVGVFIGTSTNDFMLIAALGLGEEDPSAPASAAAYGLTGSSSGIISNRVSYFYDFRGPSVAVDTACSSTLVAVHQAVRALRDGDADVALAGGVNMLLAPMATLGFDSVGAVAKNGRIKAFSSDADGMVRSEGAGLVVLKRLADAERDGDRIMAVIKGSAVNNDGRSNGLLAPNPDAQADVLRRAYRDAGVVPSTVDYIEAHGTGTLLGDPIEADALGRVVGRGREADKPALLGSAKTNFGHLESGAGAASLAKVVMALQHNVLPPNINYEGPNPYIPFDQAHLKVVTEPTEFPRYSGTATIGISGFGFGGTNAHVVLQEYTPSATDGAAPAPASVAEVADVEVALDDETTDVVAEAAAVVAEAETASSVAEWTTERTEPLPMILPVSGYLPSRRRRAAAELADWLESEAGSRTPLADVARSLAKRSHWRSRGVVLAKTHEEAIAGLRAIAAGKPGPGVFTADAPAAMGPMWVLAGFGAQHRKMGKQLYLENSIFAKAVDEVDELVQDEAGYSVREMFLDDSQDYDVGTSQVGIFTIQISLAALLRAHGAEPQGVVGHSMGEVAGAYIAGGLGLEDAVRVICARSRLMGEGEQMISDDDVRNMALIEYSAEDVAKLLPDYPDVEVAVYAAPTNTVIGGPQDQVAAIVAQVEAAGKFARVLQTRGAGHTSQMDPLLGELAAELAGIEPTKLKHGLYSTVHKEKYIRPGHDPVHDEDYWVKNMRHSVYFTNAVRLAVDTGHTTFLELAPNSVALMQVLGTTFAAGVHDAQLIPTLKRKEDESAGVIAALAQLYVNGHPVDLPSLLATGDYADIPRTTFLRKEYWPKAKMSASGTGRLPGAHVALPDGRHVWEVRASSVTDLVALVNSAAAQVLSDVSPGASIPRGAIPASGTLTTTLTQHPGGASVQVHANEGAAFRLLFDAVVTSGQPIHPVPLPEPAVAESVPAATTVQQGDADIEIVETFGERWDPNGTQTVEDRLALIVAESMGYAVEDLPMEIPLMELGLDSLMAMRIKNRVEYEFDIPQLQIQAVRDASLHEVGKVLRYAIEHRDEVQAMADKQAADKAAGGSGELTVDGDFMAAARAALATGADPAAAASDTAAAAPESAAPEADSGLVSQPAPAVAAAPATPAAVFGGSQPADEDDVPPRDAAERLTFATWAVVTGKSAGGIFNTLPILDEDTAERLAARLSERVKAEVTVDDVLDCETIEQLADIVRELEDSGADVDGFVRPLRARPEGSTAVPVFVFHPSGGNTLVYEPLLKRLPADTPMYGFERVEGSIDERARQYLPELRKIQGDGPFVLYGWSLGAVLAMQTAQLLRAEGADVRVVGLIDLAIPTEGEDSSPDERVRRIERYQAFAKKTYGVEGELDRDQLETLAGASDEEQFKMISDLIKISGAKIPGGVLEHQRTSWIDSRHLARTQPSHYDGNVVLYLADRYHDGMIELEPRFGDRVPNGGWDDYLTNLEIIHIAGDHLQIIDEPRIGKIGADLTAKLAVIEAKGVK; from the coding sequence ATGGCTGACAACGAGGGCACGCCCACCCAGACGATCGAGACCCTACCCGCCGAAGCACCCGCCCCCGCGGCAGCCGGGGGTTCGGCCGAGTCCACGAAGGACGGCGCGCAGACCGACCTGTCGGTGGCGGAGCTGCGCGAGTGGTTGCGACGGTGGGTTTCCGAAGCGACCGGACAGCCGATCGGGCAGATCACCGTGGACCGGCCGATGGAGGAGTTCGGGCTCGCCTCGCGCGATGCCATCGCCCTGTCCGGTGACATCGAGGAACTGACCGGCGTGATGCTGACGGCCACGGTCGCCTACCAGCATCCGACCATCGCCTCGCTCGCCGAGCGGATCATCAACGGTGAGCCGGAGGCGCCGGAGGAATCGTCCGACGACGCCTTCTACACCGCGGGCTACACGCCGGGCGCTGCGCATGACATCGCCATCGTGGGTATGTCCACCCGGCTGCCCGGCGCGGGCACCACGCCGGAGTCGACCTGGGAATTCCTGATCGGACGCGGTGACGCTATCCGCGAGCTTCCCGAGGGCAGGTGGGCCGAGTTCTCCAGTGACCCGGTGGCGGCGAAGGCGATCGCCGAGGGCAATAGCCTCGGTGGCTATCTCGACCAGGATGTGGTGAAGGGCTTCGACGCGGAGTTCTTCGCGATGTCGCCGATCGAGGTCGAGCGGGTCGATCCGCAGCAGCGCCTCATGATGGAGCTGACCTGGGAGGCGTTGGAGCACGCCAGGATTCCGGCGAGCGACCTCAAGGGCGAGCCGGTCGGTGTCTTCATCGGCACCTCGACCAACGACTTCATGCTGATCGCCGCGCTCGGGCTCGGCGAGGAGGACCCGTCCGCGCCCGCGTCGGCCGCCGCGTACGGCTTGACCGGCAGCTCGTCGGGCATCATCTCCAACCGCGTCTCCTATTTCTACGACTTCCGCGGCCCCTCGGTCGCCGTCGACACCGCGTGCTCGTCCACGCTGGTCGCGGTGCACCAGGCGGTGCGTGCGCTCCGTGATGGCGATGCCGACGTCGCCTTGGCGGGCGGCGTGAACATGCTGCTCGCGCCGATGGCTACGCTCGGCTTCGACTCGGTGGGGGCGGTCGCGAAAAACGGTCGGATCAAAGCGTTTTCGTCCGACGCCGACGGCATGGTGCGTTCCGAAGGCGCCGGGCTGGTGGTGCTCAAGCGACTCGCCGACGCCGAGCGCGACGGCGACCGGATCATGGCCGTCATCAAGGGCTCCGCGGTCAACAACGACGGCCGCTCCAATGGCCTGCTCGCCCCGAACCCCGACGCCCAAGCCGACGTGCTGCGTCGGGCTTACCGGGACGCGGGCGTCGTGCCCTCCACCGTCGACTACATCGAGGCGCACGGCACCGGCACACTGCTCGGCGACCCGATCGAAGCCGACGCGCTCGGCCGGGTGGTCGGCCGCGGCCGTGAGGCCGACAAGCCGGCACTGCTCGGCTCGGCGAAGACCAACTTCGGTCACCTGGAGTCCGGCGCGGGTGCGGCGAGCCTGGCCAAGGTGGTGATGGCGTTGCAGCACAACGTGCTGCCGCCCAACATCAACTACGAGGGGCCGAACCCCTATATCCCGTTCGACCAGGCACACCTGAAGGTCGTCACGGAGCCGACCGAATTCCCGCGCTACAGCGGCACCGCCACCATCGGCATCTCCGGCTTTGGGTTCGGCGGCACCAATGCGCACGTCGTGCTGCAGGAGTACACGCCGAGTGCGACCGACGGCGCGGCCCCCGCGCCCGCCTCGGTGGCCGAGGTCGCCGACGTCGAGGTCGCGCTGGACGACGAGACCACCGACGTGGTCGCGGAAGCCGCCGCCGTCGTCGCGGAGGCCGAGACCGCCTCGTCCGTCGCCGAATGGACCACCGAGCGCACCGAGCCGCTGCCGATGATCCTGCCGGTGTCGGGCTACCTGCCCTCGCGTCGTCGCCGCGCCGCCGCCGAGCTGGCCGACTGGCTGGAGTCCGAGGCGGGCTCGCGGACCCCGCTGGCCGACGTGGCGCGCTCGCTGGCCAAGCGCAGCCACTGGCGCTCACGCGGTGTGGTGCTCGCCAAGACGCATGAGGAAGCGATCGCCGGACTGCGGGCCATCGCCGCGGGCAAGCCGGGCCCCGGCGTGTTCACCGCCGACGCCCCGGCCGCGATGGGTCCGATGTGGGTGTTGGCCGGTTTCGGCGCACAGCACCGCAAGATGGGTAAGCAGCTCTACCTGGAGAACTCGATCTTCGCGAAGGCCGTCGACGAGGTTGACGAGCTGGTTCAGGACGAGGCCGGATACTCGGTGCGCGAGATGTTTCTGGACGACAGCCAGGACTACGACGTCGGCACCTCGCAGGTCGGCATCTTCACCATCCAGATCAGTCTCGCCGCGCTGCTGCGCGCGCACGGTGCCGAACCCCAAGGCGTGGTCGGCCATTCGATGGGCGAGGTGGCGGGCGCCTACATCGCGGGCGGTCTCGGCCTGGAGGACGCGGTTCGTGTGATCTGCGCCCGTTCCCGCCTGATGGGCGAGGGCGAGCAGATGATCAGCGACGACGATGTGCGCAACATGGCGCTGATCGAGTACAGCGCCGAGGACGTCGCGAAGCTGCTGCCGGACTACCCGGATGTCGAGGTAGCGGTGTACGCGGCGCCGACCAACACCGTGATCGGCGGTCCGCAGGACCAGGTCGCGGCGATCGTCGCGCAGGTCGAGGCCGCGGGCAAGTTCGCCCGCGTGCTGCAGACGCGCGGCGCGGGCCATACCTCACAGATGGATCCGCTGCTCGGCGAGCTGGCCGCGGAGCTGGCGGGCATCGAGCCGACCAAGCTGAAGCACGGCCTGTACTCGACCGTGCACAAGGAGAAGTACATCCGTCCCGGTCACGACCCCGTCCACGATGAGGACTACTGGGTCAAGAACATGCGCCACAGCGTGTACTTCACCAACGCGGTGAGGCTCGCGGTGGACACCGGGCACACCACATTCCTGGAGTTGGCGCCGAATTCCGTTGCGCTGATGCAGGTTCTGGGTACCACCTTCGCGGCGGGCGTGCACGACGCGCAGCTCATCCCGACGCTCAAGCGCAAGGAGGACGAGTCCGCGGGTGTCATCGCCGCACTCGCTCAGCTCTACGTGAACGGCCACCCGGTGGATCTGCCCTCGCTGCTGGCCACGGGCGATTACGCCGACATTCCACGAACCACGTTCCTGCGCAAGGAATACTGGCCCAAGGCGAAGATGTCTGCGAGCGGCACCGGCCGGTTGCCCGGAGCGCACGTCGCGCTGCCCGACGGCAGGCATGTCTGGGAGGTGCGGGCGTCGTCCGTCACCGATCTGGTAGCGCTGGTGAACTCCGCTGCGGCGCAGGTGCTCAGCGATGTGTCGCCGGGCGCCTCGATCCCGCGCGGCGCGATCCCGGCCTCGGGCACGCTCACCACGACACTCACCCAACACCCAGGCGGCGCGTCGGTGCAGGTGCACGCCAATGAGGGCGCCGCATTCCGGCTGCTGTTCGACGCGGTGGTCACTTCGGGTCAGCCCATCCACCCGGTGCCGCTGCCGGAACCCGCTGTGGCCGAGTCGGTCCCGGCCGCCACTACGGTGCAGCAGGGCGATGCCGACATCGAGATCGTGGAGACCTTCGGCGAGCGGTGGGACCCGAACGGCACGCAGACCGTGGAGGACCGGCTCGCGCTGATCGTCGCCGAGTCCATGGGCTACGCGGTCGAGGACCTGCCGATGGAGATCCCGCTGATGGAGCTCGGCTTGGACTCGCTGATGGCCATGCGCATCAAGAATCGGGTCGAGTACGAGTTCGACATCCCGCAGCTGCAGATTCAGGCCGTGCGTGACGCGAGCCTCCACGAGGTCGGCAAGGTGCTGCGCTACGCCATCGAACACCGCGACGAGGTGCAGGCGATGGCTGACAAGCAGGCCGCCGACAAAGCCGCGGGTGGCTCGGGCGAGCTGACCGTCGACGGCGATTTCATGGCCGCGGCCAGGGCTGCCCTCGCCACCGGCGCGGACCCGGCCGCCGCGGCATCGGACACCGCTGCCGCGGCGCCGGAAAGCGCTGCGCCCGAAGCCGACTCGGGCTTGGTCTCACAGCCCGCTCCCGCGGTGGCAGCGGCTCCGGCCACGCCCGCCGCGGTCTTCGGCGGCAGCCAGCCTGCCGATGAGGACGACGTCCCGCCGCGCGACGCCGCCGAACGCCTGACCTTCGCCACCTGGGCGGTGGTGACCGGCAAGTCGGCCGGGGGGATCTTCAACACCCTGCCGATCTTGGACGAGGACACCGCCGAGAGGCTGGCGGCGCGTCTCAGTGAGCGGGTCAAGGCCGAGGTCACCGTCGACGACGTGCTCGACTGCGAGACCATCGAGCAGCTGGCCGACATCGTGCGCGAGCTGGAGGACAGTGGCGCCGATGTGGACGGTTTCGTTCGTCCGCTGCGTGCGCGGCCGGAAGGCTCGACTGCGGTGCCGGTCTTCGTGTTCCATCCGTCCGGCGGCAACACACTGGTCTACGAGCCGCTGCTGAAGCGCCTGCCCGCGGACACACCCATGTACGGCTTCGAGCGGGTCGAGGGTTCCATCGACGAGCGGGCTCGCCAGTACCTTCCGGAGCTGCGCAAGATCCAGGGTGACGGTCCGTTCGTGCTCTACGGATGGTCGCTCGGTGCGGTGCTGGCCATGCAGACCGCGCAGTTGCTGCGTGCCGAGGGCGCGGATGTGCGGGTGGTCGGCCTGATCGATCTCGCCATCCCGACCGAGGGGGAGGACAGCAGCCCTGACGAGCGGGTGCGCCGGATCGAGCGCTACCAGGCTTTCGCGAAGAAGACCTACGGCGTCGAGGGCGAGTTGGATCGTGACCAGCTGGAAACGCTGGCCGGGGCCTCGGACGAAGAGCAGTTCAAGATGATCAGCGATCTGATCAAGATCAGTGGCGCGAAGATTCCCGGCGGTGTACTCGAGCACCAGCGCACCTCGTGGATCGACAGCCGTCATCTCGCCAGGACCCAACCGTCCCACTACGACGGCAATGTCGTGCTCTACCTCGCCGACCGCTACCACGACGGCATGATCGAGCTCGAGCCGCGCTTCGGCGACCGGGTGCCGAACGGCGGCTGGGACGACTATCTGACGAACCTGGAGATCATCCACATCGCGGGTGATCACCTGCAGATCATCGATGAACCGCGGATCGGGAAGATCGGGGCCGACCTGACCGCGAAACTCGCCGTGATCGAGGCGAAAGGGGTGAAGTGA
- a CDS encoding peptidylprolyl isomerase — MTKVNLSTNYGPIVLELDDQKAPGTVRNFVEYVNAGHYNGTVFHRVIPGFMIQGGGFEPGLRQKGTKAPIQNEANNGLKNSKYTVAMARTNDPHSATAQFFINVSDNEFLNHSAPTPSGWGYTVFGAVTEGTEVVDKIAAVSTSSAGMHQDVPVDDVVIESAKIG; from the coding sequence ATGACCAAGGTGAATCTCTCGACGAATTACGGACCGATCGTCCTCGAACTGGACGACCAGAAGGCGCCGGGCACGGTGCGCAACTTCGTGGAATACGTGAACGCGGGCCACTACAACGGCACGGTCTTCCACCGCGTCATTCCCGGCTTCATGATTCAGGGCGGCGGCTTCGAGCCCGGCCTGCGCCAGAAGGGCACCAAGGCCCCGATCCAGAACGAGGCGAACAACGGCCTGAAGAACAGCAAGTACACCGTCGCGATGGCGCGCACCAACGACCCGCACTCCGCGACCGCGCAGTTCTTCATCAACGTCTCCGACAATGAGTTCCTCAACCACTCCGCCCCCACCCCGTCGGGCTGGGGCTACACCGTCTTCGGTGCGGTGACCGAGGGTACCGAGGTGGTCGACAAGATCGCCGCCGTGTCCACCTCCTCGGCGGGCATGCACCAGGACGTGCCGGTCGACGACGTCGTGATCGAATCCGCAAAAATCGGTTGA